Genomic segment of Streptomyces sp. NA02950:
CTCCACCTGGCCGGATCCGAACATCTCCGAAAGCCGGCCGGACGTCATATGCCGGCGGACGTCCATCTCCCAGAAGCGGTCCTGGGCCTGGACGAACCCCTGGGCGCGGAACAGGTCCTCGGGAGTGCCGCCGTAGAGCTGCGGTATCCCGTAGCCGTCACGCTTGACCTGGACGGGCCCCGAGAGCCCCTTCAGCTGAAGCGATCCCGTGGTCTCCGGGAAGGAGGCACGCACGGTACTGATACTCCAGTACGTGCCGTAGCCGACGCCTCCGACGAGCAGCAGCACGACTGCGATCACGATCAGGCGGAGACGTCGGCTCTTCTTCTTTTTGGGAGAAGAGCCGGTTTTGTTGGCGGGCATCGCTGTCCTTCGAGGGGCAGGGTGATCCTGGAGTGCTGGAGCAACCATAGGCGCAGCGCTGTCTCCGCCCCTACGCGGAGTCATGACTGACGCCCGGCACCGGCCACCGGGCCGGGTCATTACAGCCCGGCCCACCACCCTGACCGGAGGCGCGCGTCAAGAACCCGTAAAATGTTAGGCAAGGCAACGAAGTTCCGGTCGGCCGGGTGCCGCTCACGCGATCCCCGCCGCTCCTGCGAGAAAGGTTCGGCCCCTGACTGTCCACCACCTCAATGAACTGCTGCTGGTCTGCTCGCTCGTCCTCCTCGTCGCGGTGGCGGCCGTCAGGCTCTCCTCCCGCAGCGGGCTGCCCACCCTGCTGATCTACCTCGGGCTCGGCGTGGCCATCGGCCAGGACGGCATCGGGGTCAAGTTCGACGACGCCGAGCTGACGCAGATCCTGGGCTATGCCGCCCTGGTCGTGATCCTGGCCGAGGGCGGTCTCAGCACGAAGTGGCGGGAGATCAAACCCGCCCTGCCGATGGCGGCGGCACTGTCCACCGCCGGCGTCGCGGTGAGCGTGGGGGTCACCGCGGCGGCGGCGCACTATGTGGTGGGACTGGACTGGCGGCAGGCGCTGATCATCGGCGCGGTGGTGTCCTCCACGGACGCGGCGGCGGTCTTCTCGGTGCTGCGCAAGGTGCCGCTGCCCAAGAAGCTCACGGGCGCCCTGGAGGCCGAGTCCGGCTTCAACGACGCCCCGGTGGTGATCCTGGTGGTCGCCTTCTCCACCCAGGGGCCCATCGACCCCTGGTACTTCCTGATGGGCGAGATCGCCCTGGAACTGGCGATCGGCGCGGCAATCGGGCTCGCGATCGGCTGGCTCGGCGCCTACGGTCTGCGGCACGTGGCGCTGCCCGCCTCCGGCCTCTACCCGATCGCGGTGGTGGCCATCGCCGTGACCGCCTACGCGGGCGGCGCGCTGGCGCACGGCTCCGGCTTCCTCGCCGTCTATCTCGCCTCGCTGGTCCTGGGGAACGCCCGGCTGCCGCACTGGCCGGCGACGCGCGGCTTCGCCGAGGGGCTCGGCTGGCTCGCCCAGATCGGCATGTTCGTACTGCTCGGTCTGCTGGTGACACCGCACGACCTAACCGATGACATCTGGCCCGCGGTGGTCGTGGGGCTGGTGCTGACGGTGATCGCCCGGCCGGTGTCGGTCCTGGTCAGCACGGCGCCGTTCCGGGTGCCGTGGCGGGAGAAGGCGCTGCTGTCCTGGGCCGGGCTGCGCGGCGCGGTGCCCATTGTGCTGGCGACCATCCCGATGGTCGGTGAGGTGCCCGACAGCTGGCGGATCTTCAACATCGTCTTTGTGCTGGTGATCGTCTACACGCTGGTCCAGGGGCCGACGCTGCCCTGGCTGGCCACCCGGCTGCGGCTCGGCGAGCCGGAGGAGGCGTCGGACCTCGGGATCGAGTCGGCGCCACTGGAGCGGCTGCGCGGCCATCTGCTGTCGGTCTCCATCCCCCAGGACTCCAAGATGCACGGGGTCGAGATCGGCGAGCTGCGGCTGCCGCCCGGGGCCGCGGTCACCCTGGTCGTCCGGGACAAGGCCAGCTTTGTGCCGTTGCCCTCCACGGTGCTGCGGCGCGGCGACGAACTGCTGGTGGTGGCCACGGACCCGGTGCGCGACGCGGCGGAGAAGCGGCTGCGGGCGGTGGGGCGCGGCGGCAAGCTGGCGGGCTGGCTGGGGACGGGTGGCGGCTGAGCGGGGGCACCGGGGGCGGCGGCGCAGCGTGGGATCGATCACCGTGTGGCTCGATCCAGTGGACTGACGGGCCGGAATACTGCACTATGGAGCGTCGTTAGCACTCATTGAGTGAGAGTGCCAGGAG
This window contains:
- a CDS encoding potassium/proton antiporter translates to MPAAPARKVRPLTVHHLNELLLVCSLVLLVAVAAVRLSSRSGLPTLLIYLGLGVAIGQDGIGVKFDDAELTQILGYAALVVILAEGGLSTKWREIKPALPMAAALSTAGVAVSVGVTAAAAHYVVGLDWRQALIIGAVVSSTDAAAVFSVLRKVPLPKKLTGALEAESGFNDAPVVILVVAFSTQGPIDPWYFLMGEIALELAIGAAIGLAIGWLGAYGLRHVALPASGLYPIAVVAIAVTAYAGGALAHGSGFLAVYLASLVLGNARLPHWPATRGFAEGLGWLAQIGMFVLLGLLVTPHDLTDDIWPAVVVGLVLTVIARPVSVLVSTAPFRVPWREKALLSWAGLRGAVPIVLATIPMVGEVPDSWRIFNIVFVLVIVYTLVQGPTLPWLATRLRLGEPEEASDLGIESAPLERLRGHLLSVSIPQDSKMHGVEIGELRLPPGAAVTLVVRDKASFVPLPSTVLRRGDELLVVATDPVRDAAEKRLRAVGRGGKLAGWLGTGGG